From the Sandaracinaceae bacterium genome, one window contains:
- a CDS encoding penicillin acylase family protein → MRTQESSLRIRSLAFSGLSLCLALGLASCSDSSPARYEVEVIRTAYGVPHIIADDWGSAGYGLGYAYAQDNFCVVMREIVASNGESARYFLPGEGGNLKQDFIWRYYNADDRTQREFVRELPGYARQTLDGYVEGINRHFREVGVDGLAEGPEGCRGAVWAREITLLDLAKMYRKLTFRAGTEALAGVMIDADAPMASTAALDPALREPLSAPLDVRPEAYARLGLTDPSEMGSNAVAYGADVTDNGRGLLLGNPHFPWSGIERWYQSHITIRGEYDVAGASLHGVPVINIGFNGHVAWSHTVSATRRFVFYELTLDPNDPLRYVVDGESREIEQIPVTAEALLPDGSVETRSETIYMTEYGPVINGGSLSALAGGWPISLTGTILAVTDINLENTGLVEAWVEMGRARNMDEFEDALRAVTIPWVNTVAADRDGQAYFGDATRTPGVTAELRERCASRNFGNILYSAAAIMALDGSRAECELITVDRAAEGVLPYDQLPTLRTTEYAANANDTYWIANPRQPFEGFTPALGPTDYEQRVRTRQMFLEADARINGTDGRGPGGINIEQLKDMMFDSGSYAATLTLGGFTTACEGVADWNAYGANTAQYAEACALLGSWDGRFRGESVGGHIFYESFVRFADDFGITGVIGAGVSDDYWLVPFDANDPVHTPRDLDLANPVLIEALRTALAAGVDRLVTASLPMNAPWEDLQFRIVGDERIPIHGMDGKLGFSAMGSTLVDGVGYIPTGGNSYMQVVTWDDSECPEAYALLSYSQSSDPASPFYADQTRAYSEGTWPEFPFCDAEVRAAQVTREVLVGP, encoded by the coding sequence ATGCGTACTCAAGAGTCCTCCCTCCGAATCCGATCGCTGGCCTTCAGCGGTCTCTCTCTGTGCCTCGCCCTGGGCCTCGCCTCATGCAGTGACAGCTCTCCCGCGCGCTACGAGGTCGAGGTCATCCGCACCGCCTACGGCGTGCCGCACATCATCGCCGACGACTGGGGCTCCGCGGGCTACGGCCTGGGCTATGCCTATGCGCAGGACAACTTCTGCGTGGTCATGCGTGAGATCGTGGCGTCCAACGGCGAGAGCGCGCGCTACTTCCTGCCGGGCGAGGGCGGCAACCTGAAGCAGGACTTCATCTGGCGGTACTACAACGCCGACGACCGGACCCAGCGCGAGTTCGTTCGGGAGCTGCCAGGCTACGCGCGGCAGACCCTCGACGGCTACGTGGAGGGCATCAACCGCCACTTCCGCGAGGTGGGCGTGGACGGCCTCGCGGAAGGCCCCGAGGGCTGCCGGGGCGCAGTGTGGGCGCGCGAGATCACGCTGCTGGACCTCGCCAAGATGTACCGCAAGCTCACGTTCCGAGCCGGCACCGAGGCGCTGGCGGGCGTGATGATCGACGCCGACGCCCCCATGGCGTCCACCGCCGCGCTCGACCCCGCCCTGCGCGAGCCGCTCAGCGCGCCCTTGGACGTGCGCCCAGAAGCCTATGCGCGCCTCGGGCTGACCGACCCGTCCGAGATGGGCAGCAACGCCGTCGCCTATGGCGCGGACGTGACGGACAACGGCCGCGGCCTGCTGCTGGGCAACCCGCACTTCCCGTGGTCCGGCATCGAGCGCTGGTACCAGAGCCACATCACCATCCGCGGCGAGTACGACGTGGCCGGCGCCAGCCTGCATGGCGTGCCCGTGATCAACATCGGCTTCAACGGTCACGTGGCGTGGTCGCACACGGTGTCCGCCACGCGGCGCTTCGTGTTCTACGAGCTCACGCTCGACCCGAACGACCCGCTTCGCTACGTGGTGGACGGCGAGTCGCGCGAGATCGAGCAGATCCCCGTCACCGCCGAGGCCCTCCTGCCCGATGGCAGCGTCGAGACGCGCTCGGAGACCATCTACATGACGGAGTACGGCCCTGTGATCAACGGCGGGTCGCTCAGCGCGCTGGCGGGGGGCTGGCCCATCAGCCTCACGGGCACGATCCTGGCCGTGACGGACATCAACCTCGAGAACACGGGCTTGGTGGAGGCGTGGGTGGAGATGGGGCGTGCCCGCAACATGGACGAGTTCGAGGACGCGCTCCGTGCGGTGACCATCCCGTGGGTGAACACCGTGGCCGCCGACCGCGATGGTCAGGCCTATTTCGGCGACGCCACGCGGACACCCGGCGTGACGGCCGAGCTGCGGGAGCGCTGCGCCAGCCGCAACTTCGGGAACATCCTCTACAGCGCCGCCGCCATCATGGCCCTCGATGGCTCACGCGCGGAGTGCGAGCTGATCACGGTGGACAGGGCCGCAGAGGGCGTGCTGCCCTACGACCAGCTGCCCACGCTGCGCACCACCGAGTATGCGGCGAACGCCAACGACACCTACTGGATCGCGAACCCACGGCAGCCCTTCGAGGGCTTCACGCCTGCCCTCGGGCCCACCGACTACGAGCAGCGCGTGCGCACGCGCCAGATGTTCCTCGAGGCTGACGCGCGCATCAACGGCACCGACGGCCGCGGTCCGGGTGGCATCAACATCGAGCAGCTGAAAGACATGATGTTCGACAGCGGGAGCTACGCGGCCACGCTCACCCTCGGCGGGTTCACCACGGCCTGCGAGGGCGTGGCCGACTGGAACGCGTATGGCGCCAACACGGCGCAGTACGCCGAGGCCTGCGCCCTGCTGGGCAGCTGGGACGGCCGGTTTCGGGGCGAGAGCGTGGGCGGCCACATCTTCTACGAGTCGTTCGTGCGGTTCGCGGACGACTTCGGCATCACGGGCGTCATCGGCGCGGGCGTATCGGATGACTACTGGCTCGTGCCGTTCGACGCGAACGACCCCGTCCACACGCCGCGCGACCTCGACCTCGCCAACCCCGTGCTCATCGAGGCGCTGCGCACTGCGCTGGCGGCGGGCGTGGACCGCTTGGTCACGGCCAGCCTGCCCATGAACGCGCCCTGGGAGGACCTTCAGTTCCGAATCGTGGGCGACGAGCGCATCCCCATCCACGGGATGGACGGCAAGCTCGGCTTCTCGGCGATGGGGTCCACGCTCGTGGACGGGGTGGGCTACATCCCGACTGGCGGAAACAGCTACATGCAGGTGGTGACGTGGGACGACAGCGAGTGCCCAGAGGCCTATGCGCTGCTGTCCTACTCGCAGAGCAGCGACCCGGCTTCGCCGTTCTACGCGGACCAGACGCGCGCCTACAGCGAGGGCACGTGGCCGGAGTTCCCGTTCTGCGACGCCGAGGTGCGCGCGGCGCAGGTCACCCGCGAGGTGCTGGTCGGGCCTTGA
- a CDS encoding TetR/AcrR family transcriptional regulator — protein MKAAPPPPPMSAIGAGLPPRPPATLDVYLDAAERCVSRYGWSRVSPKDIATEAGVERTTIYRNLGAKEQIWQLLIAREVYRLIDRAMAFDTGAQSGPELVVEAVCMAVEHVLANPVMAKVIADDPELVGGFLHRQFADVIDRFTTTFSPLIAAGMADGRLAKSDPVMLTQWVIRIAITLVLAPAKGPLRPFVSTILLPALTPPT, from the coding sequence ATGAAAGCCGCTCCGCCTCCGCCGCCCATGAGCGCCATCGGGGCTGGCCTGCCACCCCGCCCGCCGGCCACGCTCGATGTCTACTTGGACGCCGCGGAGCGCTGCGTGTCGCGTTACGGCTGGTCGCGTGTGTCGCCCAAGGACATCGCGACGGAGGCGGGCGTCGAGCGCACCACCATCTACCGCAACCTGGGCGCCAAGGAGCAGATCTGGCAGCTGCTCATCGCACGCGAGGTGTACCGGCTCATCGACCGCGCCATGGCGTTCGACACCGGGGCACAGAGTGGCCCCGAGCTCGTGGTGGAGGCGGTCTGCATGGCCGTGGAGCACGTGCTCGCAAACCCCGTCATGGCCAAGGTCATCGCCGACGACCCCGAGCTGGTGGGCGGCTTCTTGCATCGGCAGTTCGCCGACGTGATCGACCGCTTCACCACCACGTTCTCGCCCCTCATCGCGGCGGGCATGGCAGACGGCCGCTTGGCCAAGAGCGACCCCGTGATGCTGACCCAGTGGGTCATCCGCATCGCCATCACGCTGGTGCTCGCGCCCGCGAAGGGGCCCCTGCGGCCGTTCGTGAGCACCATCTTGCTGCCGGCGCTCACGCCGCCCACGTGA
- a CDS encoding ferritin-like domain-containing protein: MQLDLTQMLAKIEAGYWHLDDVDWDQPGQELIREDQYAQLRDFMCDLVWIEHVGAKGFAALARLAPDPQLVAIYHHFEREEEQHARAELALMRRWGMVAPGEIPVANTNVRLVMQWLDQHADQLDFATLTCVIAMLEVALDGALVKLLLDEVADPVCHQVFALINRDEARHLAIDFHVMELVGMNARSRQALKFAAKTVKPVHLGGLLAYVPLLSRMRNNLMKMGLDEERLYKAIRRFDEVGSRSPATERLPAYRFVRAHGRMMVDRSHPYHYVADALVSLTGAIPERALGPLPSWTRSLLEHPPAAHARQMQAAAQA, encoded by the coding sequence ATGCAGCTCGACCTCACGCAGATGCTCGCCAAGATCGAAGCCGGTTACTGGCACCTCGACGACGTGGACTGGGACCAGCCCGGCCAGGAGCTCATTCGCGAAGACCAGTACGCGCAGCTGCGCGACTTCATGTGCGACCTGGTGTGGATCGAGCACGTGGGCGCCAAGGGCTTCGCCGCCCTCGCACGGCTGGCGCCCGACCCACAGCTCGTGGCGATCTACCACCACTTCGAGCGCGAGGAAGAGCAGCACGCGCGCGCCGAGCTGGCCCTGATGCGCCGCTGGGGGATGGTGGCGCCGGGTGAGATCCCCGTGGCCAACACCAACGTTCGCCTGGTCATGCAGTGGCTCGACCAGCACGCCGACCAGCTCGACTTCGCCACGCTCACGTGCGTCATCGCCATGCTCGAGGTGGCGCTCGATGGCGCGCTGGTGAAGCTGCTGCTGGACGAGGTGGCCGACCCGGTCTGCCACCAGGTGTTCGCGCTCATCAACCGCGACGAGGCGCGCCACCTGGCCATCGACTTCCACGTCATGGAGCTGGTCGGCATGAACGCGCGGTCCCGACAGGCGCTGAAGTTCGCGGCCAAGACCGTGAAGCCCGTGCATCTGGGAGGCCTGCTGGCCTATGTGCCGCTGCTCTCGCGCATGCGGAACAACCTGATGAAGATGGGCCTCGACGAGGAGCGCCTCTACAAGGCCATCCGGCGCTTCGACGAGGTGGGCAGCCGCAGCCCCGCCACCGAGCGCCTGCCAGCCTACCGCTTCGTGCGAGCCCACGGCCGCATGATGGTGGACCGCAGCCACCCCTATCACTACGTGGCCGACGCGCTCGTGAGCCTGACGGGCGCGATCCCCGAGCGCGCGCTCGGGCCCCTGCCCAGCTGGACGCGCTCACTGCTGGAGCACCCACCGGCAGCTCACGCGCGGCAGATGCAAGCCGCTGCGCAGGCGTGA
- a CDS encoding NAD(P)/FAD-dependent oxidoreductase — protein MPPTHVDVLIVGAGLSGVGTAAQLTMRCPGKSFLVLERREAIGGTWDFFRYPGIRCDSDMHTLGYSFRPWPSDTIITEAESIRSYIEDTAREYGVLERVRFRHRVVRASWSSREARWTVDAVVEPTNEKVTFTAGFVVGCAGYYNYDRAHTPSFPGTERFAGDIVHAQFWDEAYDYRGKRVVVIGSGATAVTLVPAMTKQASHVTMLQRSPTYMVSLPKHDATVTALKRVLPERHVGAITRLRNTALQLGLYKVSQRYPAAVRKLLLRGVERQLGPDVSMRHFTPDYDPWDERLCVVPDGDLFKELNAGRASIVTDQVETFTESGVRLRSGETLPADLVVLATGLEVQLLGGVAVTVDGVSVDPNQRLTYRAAMFADIPNLAMIFGYVNVSWTRKADLVAEFVCRLLNHMDRHGYQQVTPGHSEGFATDEPFVALKSGYLKRGASGMPLQGSAAPWRNSQNVFVDTVLLRYGKLQDGYLRFTRRPREAKVSQPARTVPRVLLN, from the coding sequence ATGCCGCCAACTCATGTGGATGTCCTGATCGTCGGGGCCGGACTCTCCGGTGTGGGAACGGCTGCGCAGCTGACCATGCGCTGCCCAGGGAAGTCGTTCTTGGTGCTGGAGCGGCGCGAAGCGATCGGCGGCACCTGGGACTTCTTCCGGTACCCGGGCATCCGCTGCGACTCCGACATGCACACCCTCGGGTACTCGTTCCGGCCTTGGCCGAGCGACACCATCATCACCGAGGCGGAGTCCATTCGGAGCTACATCGAGGACACCGCGCGTGAGTACGGGGTGCTCGAGCGCGTGCGTTTCCGGCACCGCGTGGTGCGCGCGTCATGGTCGTCCCGCGAGGCGCGTTGGACGGTGGACGCCGTGGTGGAGCCCACCAACGAGAAGGTCACGTTCACCGCCGGCTTCGTGGTGGGCTGCGCGGGCTACTACAACTACGACCGGGCCCACACGCCAAGCTTCCCGGGCACCGAGCGCTTCGCGGGGGACATCGTGCACGCGCAGTTCTGGGACGAGGCCTACGACTACCGCGGCAAGCGCGTGGTGGTGATTGGCAGCGGCGCCACGGCCGTCACGCTGGTCCCCGCCATGACCAAGCAGGCTTCACACGTGACCATGCTGCAGCGCTCGCCCACGTACATGGTGTCGCTGCCCAAGCACGACGCCACCGTGACGGCGCTGAAGCGGGTGCTCCCGGAGCGGCACGTGGGCGCCATCACGCGCCTGCGCAACACCGCGCTCCAGCTGGGGCTCTACAAGGTGTCGCAGCGCTATCCGGCCGCGGTGCGCAAGCTGCTACTGCGCGGGGTGGAGCGGCAGCTCGGGCCGGACGTCTCCATGCGGCACTTCACGCCGGACTACGACCCTTGGGACGAGCGCCTCTGCGTGGTGCCCGACGGCGACCTGTTCAAGGAGCTCAACGCGGGGCGCGCGTCCATCGTGACGGACCAGGTGGAGACGTTCACCGAGTCCGGCGTGCGGCTCCGGTCGGGCGAGACGCTGCCCGCGGATCTCGTGGTGTTGGCGACCGGCCTCGAGGTGCAGCTCCTGGGAGGCGTGGCCGTCACGGTGGACGGCGTGAGCGTGGACCCGAACCAGCGGCTCACCTACCGCGCGGCCATGTTCGCCGACATCCCGAACCTGGCGATGATCTTCGGCTACGTGAACGTGTCGTGGACGCGCAAGGCCGACCTGGTGGCGGAGTTCGTGTGCCGCCTGCTCAACCACATGGACCGCCATGGCTACCAGCAGGTCACGCCGGGGCACAGCGAGGGCTTCGCCACGGACGAGCCCTTCGTGGCGCTGAAGTCCGGCTACCTGAAGCGCGGTGCCTCGGGCATGCCGCTGCAGGGGAGCGCCGCGCCGTGGCGGAACAGCCAGAACGTGTTCGTGGACACCGTGCTGCTGCGCTACGGGAAGCTCCAGGACGGCTACCTGCGCTTCACGCGTCGCCCCCGTGAGGCCAAGGTGAGTCAGCCCGCTCGCACCGTGCCGCGCGTGCTCCTGAACTGA
- the rnc gene encoding ribonuclease III, whose protein sequence is MVELTRRLGHAFRDPRLLHEALTHRSYHNERKERAPRHNERLEFLGDAILGAAVTALLYESLPDVREGELTRRRAELVCESGLHAVADELNLGEALLLGKGEEKSGGRTKPRLLASGVEALVGAVHQDAGFEAAAALVKRLLGARLSDTRGERDHKTLFQEWAQRHRALTPRYELRETEGPDHARVFRVALFLGDEAFTEGEGRSKTEAEQDAARRAMAEAVGQQSG, encoded by the coding sequence GTGGTGGAGCTGACGCGTCGCCTCGGTCACGCCTTCCGCGATCCGCGGCTGCTGCACGAGGCGCTCACGCACCGCTCGTATCACAACGAGCGCAAGGAGCGCGCGCCGCGCCACAACGAGCGGCTCGAGTTCCTGGGCGACGCCATCTTGGGCGCCGCGGTGACCGCGCTGCTGTACGAGAGCCTGCCGGACGTGCGCGAGGGCGAGCTCACCCGGAGGCGCGCCGAGCTGGTGTGCGAGAGCGGCCTGCACGCCGTGGCCGACGAGCTGAACCTGGGCGAGGCGCTGCTGCTCGGGAAGGGCGAAGAGAAGAGCGGCGGGCGCACCAAGCCGCGCCTGCTGGCCAGCGGGGTGGAGGCGTTGGTGGGCGCCGTGCATCAAGACGCGGGCTTCGAGGCGGCGGCGGCGCTGGTGAAGCGCCTGCTGGGGGCGCGCTTGAGTGACACGCGCGGCGAGCGCGACCACAAGACGCTGTTCCAGGAGTGGGCCCAGCGGCACCGCGCGCTCACGCCGCGCTACGAGCTGCGCGAGACGGAAGGGCCCGACCACGCGCGGGTCTTCCGTGTGGCGCTGTTCCTGGGGGACGAGGCCTTCACCGAGGGCGAGGGCCGCTCGAAGACCGAGGCCGAGCAGGACGCGGCGCGCAGGGCCATGGCGGAGGCCGTGGGGCAGCAGTCTGGCTAG
- a CDS encoding DUF882 domain-containing protein, with amino-acid sequence MLRLRGLLAPLSLGLALLGGLGGLGGLGGLYPEAEAQRRPTRSSSMQARSSSMRASSSMRSRSSSMRPRSSSMQARSSSMRGSSSSMRARARRASAAYRRQVVRWHARPSAEAVAAWEAQTPPPLVFRPVRYPGEYALVPDAQGLFSEYQLRAARKAFTYRDALTHDVHPRLMQLAYRIVREFRVPHLWLISGYRDGSRTSRHGQGRAMDIVAPGVSNAQLARFARRQGFAGVGEYPNSGFVHVDIRARSYFWVDSSQPGGRSRERQVRRSEAQRADREARARGEQAIPDVVEVDDSEGDEEADADDAADGADGTDGGTLAP; translated from the coding sequence ATGCTTCGTCTCCGCGGATTGCTCGCGCCGCTCTCGCTGGGGCTCGCGCTCCTCGGTGGGCTGGGCGGGCTCGGTGGGCTGGGCGGGCTGTATCCGGAGGCCGAGGCGCAGCGGCGCCCCACGCGGTCGTCCAGCATGCAGGCGCGGTCGTCGTCCATGCGCGCGAGCTCGTCCATGCGGTCGCGCTCGTCGTCCATGCGGCCACGCTCGTCCAGCATGCAGGCGCGGTCGTCCTCCATGCGCGGCAGCTCGTCCAGCATGAGGGCGCGTGCCCGCCGCGCCAGCGCCGCCTACCGCCGCCAGGTGGTCCGTTGGCACGCGCGGCCCAGCGCCGAGGCCGTGGCCGCGTGGGAGGCGCAGACGCCGCCCCCGTTGGTGTTCCGGCCGGTGCGCTATCCGGGGGAGTACGCGCTGGTCCCCGACGCGCAGGGCCTGTTCAGCGAGTATCAGCTGCGCGCGGCGCGCAAGGCGTTCACCTATCGTGACGCGCTCACGCACGACGTGCACCCGCGCCTGATGCAGCTGGCTTACCGCATCGTGCGCGAGTTCCGCGTGCCGCACCTGTGGCTGATCAGCGGGTACCGCGACGGCAGCCGCACCAGCCGCCACGGGCAGGGGCGCGCCATGGACATCGTGGCGCCCGGGGTGAGCAACGCGCAGCTCGCGCGCTTCGCCCGGCGGCAGGGCTTCGCTGGGGTGGGCGAGTACCCCAACAGCGGCTTCGTGCACGTGGACATCCGCGCCCGCAGCTATTTCTGGGTGGACTCCTCGCAGCCCGGCGGCCGCTCGCGGGAGCGGCAGGTGCGGCGCAGCGAGGCGCAGCGGGCCGACCGTGAGGCGCGCGCGCGCGGCGAGCAGGCCATCCCCGACGTGGTCGAGGTGGACGACAGCGAGGGCGACGAAGAGGCGGACGCCGATGACGCAGCAGACGGCGCGGACGGTACGGACGGCGGTACACTGGCCCCGTGA
- a CDS encoding protein kinase, translating to MTSTPNDRIAELARQGDHRAAAALALSAGDAQRAAQLFADVWDWPAAQRAAVSAGRRDLAYQYAIASNDAGVIAQALEALLGDDQQCLPAAEYARSRGRHHDAARLLESAGDLGAAAEAFVAAGELFDAARCQESRGEYREAGKLYELRLKDAPDDARAALRLARILASFGRYKPAIAALQRAEADPEQATGALRMMVACFAALQMDEAAGRCLERLGAREPGVPVTVRAFLEQHYGHGEGLAALQKESVQAELLAGRYRTLEALGSGATGRVLRARDTFYDREVAIKVLTIGGGERGRDAYARFAREARIATALDHPNIVRVMEFHAAGPFLVMELMAGGTLERRLQPPGKRLPLDVVAHVLRGLTAALRAVHQRGITHRDVKPANVFFGATGEVKLGDFGASHLADLSATLTSAMVGTLAYMAPEQVTGGGQPSAATDLYALGVVAFQMLTGTLPFAGPDFVTQHLNEAPPLVSQRAPVLGTQYDALVSALLMKDAAARVQDANALHDLLAALPWVDPETDALATASPEAQRARELAAAATAAASAAAQAASGAATVASERFVPVDSRSAGGPVSSEAPPHRGALALAAAPAPPGARLLRDTLLGREVLVLPVDAARAAHLTALAAADHPHLQAVFDVDPERGEATLERPRGVPLTQPVPPEHHARIKAELSAALHALHERGLAHGSLTPQHALHGPGRAVLLLPSAPGGDPADDLLALERLFA from the coding sequence GTGACCAGCACACCCAACGACCGCATCGCCGAGCTGGCGCGCCAGGGGGACCACCGCGCTGCCGCCGCCCTCGCGCTCTCGGCCGGCGATGCGCAGCGCGCGGCGCAGCTGTTTGCGGACGTGTGGGACTGGCCTGCGGCGCAGCGCGCGGCCGTGAGCGCGGGGCGCCGTGACCTGGCCTACCAGTACGCCATCGCGTCCAACGACGCGGGCGTGATTGCCCAGGCGCTCGAGGCGCTGCTCGGCGACGACCAGCAGTGCCTGCCCGCCGCCGAGTACGCGCGCAGCCGCGGGCGCCACCACGACGCGGCCCGCCTGCTCGAGTCTGCGGGCGATCTGGGCGCGGCCGCCGAGGCCTTCGTGGCCGCCGGCGAGCTGTTCGATGCGGCCCGCTGCCAGGAGTCTCGTGGCGAGTACCGCGAGGCCGGCAAGCTCTACGAGCTGCGCCTGAAGGACGCCCCGGACGACGCCCGCGCCGCCCTGCGTCTGGCCCGCATCCTGGCCAGCTTCGGGCGCTACAAGCCCGCCATCGCGGCGCTGCAGCGCGCGGAGGCCGACCCCGAGCAGGCCACCGGCGCGCTGCGCATGATGGTCGCGTGCTTCGCGGCCCTGCAGATGGACGAGGCCGCCGGGCGCTGCCTCGAGCGGCTGGGCGCGCGCGAGCCCGGCGTGCCCGTGACGGTGCGCGCGTTCCTGGAGCAGCACTACGGCCACGGCGAGGGCCTGGCGGCGCTGCAGAAAGAGAGCGTGCAGGCCGAGCTGCTGGCCGGGCGCTACCGCACGCTGGAAGCGCTGGGCTCCGGCGCCACGGGCCGCGTGCTGCGCGCGCGTGACACCTTCTACGACCGCGAAGTGGCCATCAAGGTGCTCACCATCGGCGGCGGCGAGCGTGGCCGCGATGCCTACGCGCGCTTCGCCCGTGAGGCGCGCATCGCCACCGCGCTCGACCACCCCAACATCGTGCGCGTCATGGAGTTCCACGCGGCAGGGCCCTTCCTGGTCATGGAGCTCATGGCGGGCGGCACGCTCGAGCGGCGCCTCCAGCCCCCGGGCAAGCGCTTGCCTCTCGACGTGGTGGCGCACGTGCTGCGTGGGCTCACGGCGGCGCTGCGCGCGGTGCACCAGCGCGGCATCACGCACCGCGACGTGAAGCCCGCCAACGTGTTCTTCGGGGCGACTGGCGAGGTGAAGCTGGGCGACTTCGGCGCGTCGCACCTGGCCGACCTGAGCGCCACGCTCACGTCGGCCATGGTGGGCACGCTGGCCTACATGGCGCCCGAGCAGGTGACCGGCGGCGGGCAGCCGAGCGCCGCCACGGACCTCTACGCGCTCGGCGTGGTGGCCTTCCAGATGCTGACCGGCACGCTGCCCTTCGCCGGGCCCGACTTCGTGACGCAGCACCTGAACGAAGCCCCGCCGCTAGTCTCACAGCGCGCGCCCGTGCTGGGCACACAGTACGACGCGCTCGTGAGCGCGCTGCTGATGAAGGACGCCGCCGCGCGCGTGCAGGACGCCAACGCGCTGCACGACTTGCTGGCTGCACTCCCATGGGTGGACCCCGAGACCGACGCGCTCGCCACGGCGTCGCCGGAGGCCCAGCGCGCGCGGGAGCTGGCCGCTGCGGCCACCGCCGCTGCGAGCGCGGCCGCCCAGGCTGCCTCGGGCGCCGCCACGGTGGCCAGCGAGCGCTTCGTCCCCGTGGACTCCCGCTCGGCGGGCGGCCCCGTGAGCTCGGAAGCTCCGCCCCATCGCGGGGCGCTCGCACTGGCCGCCGCGCCTGCGCCCCCCGGAGCGCGCTTGCTGCGCGACACCCTGCTGGGCCGCGAGGTGTTGGTGCTGCCCGTGGACGCCGCGCGTGCCGCGCACCTCACCGCGCTGGCCGCCGCCGATCACCCCCACCTCCAGGCGGTCTTCGACGTGGACCCCGAGCGCGGCGAGGCCACACTCGAGCGCCCGCGTGGGGTGCCCCTCACACAGCCCGTTCCGCCCGAGCATCACGCGCGCATCAAGGCCGAGCTGAGCGCCGCCTTGCACGCCCTGCACGAGCGCGGCCTCGCTCACGGTTCGCTCACGCCCCAGCACGCGCTGCACGGGCCCGGGCGCGCCGTGCTGCTGCTGCCCAGCGCCCCGGGCGGCGACCCGGCCGACGACCTGCTGGCGCTCGAGCGGCTCTTCGCGTGA
- a CDS encoding FAD-dependent oxidoreductase, which translates to MAIPPALAGRIEYDPLLPGRRDQLTQRMPMGNTVKVLATYKTAFWRERGYSGEVVSTTGPMSVVFDNTSHDGKVPMLLGFVVAKHARGWSEKPEAQRRALITDSLVRYFGTDAADIDTLTEQDWSTEAYSRGCPVGVLGPGSYDTCGDALREPCGGIHWAGTETATEWTGYLEGAIQAGERAAQEVLVVLGSGRDAT; encoded by the coding sequence GTGGCCATCCCGCCTGCGCTCGCGGGACGCATCGAGTACGACCCGCTGCTGCCCGGCCGGCGCGATCAGCTCACGCAGCGCATGCCGATGGGCAACACCGTAAAGGTGCTGGCCACGTACAAGACGGCGTTCTGGCGCGAGCGCGGCTACTCGGGCGAGGTGGTCAGCACCACGGGCCCCATGAGCGTGGTCTTCGACAACACCTCGCACGACGGCAAGGTGCCCATGCTGCTGGGCTTCGTGGTGGCCAAGCACGCGCGGGGCTGGTCGGAGAAGCCGGAGGCGCAGCGCCGCGCGCTCATCACGGACTCGCTGGTGCGCTACTTCGGCACGGACGCGGCCGACATCGACACGCTGACCGAGCAGGACTGGTCCACCGAAGCCTACAGCCGCGGCTGCCCGGTGGGGGTGCTCGGGCCCGGGAGCTACGACACCTGCGGCGACGCGCTGCGTGAGCCCTGCGGTGGCATCCACTGGGCGGGCACCGAGACGGCCACGGAGTGGACCGGCTACCTCGAAGGCGCCATCCAGGCCGGCGAGCGCGCGGCCCAAGAGGTGCTGGTCGTGCTGGGCAGCGGGCGTGACGCCACATGA